One Panthera leo isolate Ple1 chromosome B1, P.leo_Ple1_pat1.1, whole genome shotgun sequence DNA window includes the following coding sequences:
- the REST gene encoding RE1-silencing transcription factor isoform X1 — translation MATQVMGQSSGGGGLFTSSGNIGMALPNDMYDLHDLSKAELAAPQLIMLANVALTGEVNGSCCDYLVGEERQMAELMPVGDNNFSDSDGEGLEESAEIKGEPSGLENMELESLELSVVEPQPVFEVSAAPEIYSSNKDLPPETSGAEDKCKNLKSKPFRCKPCQYEAESEEQFVHHIRVHSAKKFFVEESAEKQAKARESGSSTTEEGDFSKGPIRCDRCGYNTNRYDHYTAHLKHHTRAGDNERVYKCIICTYTTVSEYHWRKHLRNHFPRKVYTCGKCNYFSDRKNNYVQHVRTHTGERPYKCELCPYSSSQKTHLTRHMRTHSGEKPFKCDQCSYVASNQHEVTRHARQVHNGPKPLNCPHCDYKTADRSNFKKHVELHVNPRQFNCPVCDYAASKKCNLQYHFKSKHPTCPNKTMDVSKVKLKKTKKREADLPDNNITNEKTEIEQTKIKGDVAGKKNEKSVKVEKKDNVSKEKKSCSNASIQVTTRTRKSAMETKEMDVHAGNNSEATCKTKKGKRKMEAEAHPLQDPVNEEEPVTKKKKKAESKSKNNQEVPKGDNKVEENKKQNTCMKKSTKKKTLKNKSSKKSSKPAQKEVAQKGPAQTEPSPRGPAQTEPSPRGPAQTEPSPRGPAQRESSPRGPVQMEPSPRGPAHRGPAQMEPSPRGPAQTEPSPRGPAQTEPPPRVPGQTEPPPVPEPAQTDMGQREPPPATEPAPTESPPSVGPAQMEVVQMEPPPTEPPLHMEPIPKKSPRKDNKKEKSHTQSEMAQKEQVLIEVGLVPVKDSQLLKESVGARDLLPPSTPLPKENLTEEESKDQKLFTEDEGNKEAPLQKEVKEADKSLAGVAAIINESANISSSEQNLNMPEGETLDGECQAGAVLCEMEMDTDENKTENPPGKDSAVEEQMSPLLLPLAIENHQAVSKTTATSPPVTTAVNESQEMDEDEGIHSHDGSDLSDNMSEGSDDSGLNGARPVPQETSRKNAKEALAGKVAEGDFVCIFCDRSFRKEKDYSKHLNRHLVNVYFLEKAAKGQE, via the exons ATGGCCACCCAGGTAATGGGGCAGTCttctggaggaggagggctgtTCACCAGCAGTGGCAACATTGGCATGGCTTTGCCTAACGACATGTATGACTTGCATGACCTCTCCAAAGCTGAACTGGCTGCGCCTCAGCTTATCATGTTGGCAAATGTGGCCTTAACTGGGGAAGTAAATGGCAGCTGCTGTGATTACCTGGTTGGTGAAGAAAGACAGATGGCAGAATTGATGCCTGTTGGAGATAACAATTTTTCAGATAGTGATGGAGAAGGACTTGAGGAGTCTGCTGAAATAAAAGGTGAACCCAGTGGACTGGAAAACATGGAACTGGAAAGTTTGGAACTGAGTGTTGTAGAACCACAGCCTGTGTTTGAGGTATCAGCTGCCCCAGAAATTTATAGCTCAAATAAAGATCTTCCTCCTGAAACATCTGGAGCAGAGGACAAATGCAAGAACTTGAAGAGCAAACCCTTTCGCTGTAAACCATGCCAGTATGAAGCAGAATCTGAAGAACAGTTTGTGCATCACATCAGAGTTCATAGTGCCAAGAAATTTTTTGTGGAAGAAAGTGCAGAGAAGCAAGCAAAAGCCAGAGAATCTGGGTCTTCTACCACAGAAGAGGGAGATTTCTCCAAGGGCCCCATTCGCTGTGACCGCTGTGGCTACAATACCAATCGATATGATCACTATACTGCTCACCTGAAACACCACACCAGAGCTGGGGATAATGAGCGAGTTTACAAGTGCATCATTTGCACATACACCACAGTAAGCGAATATCACTGGAGGAAACACTTGAGAAACCATTTTCCAAGGAAAGTATACACATGTGGAAAATGCAActatttttcagacagaaaaaataattacgTTCAACATGTTCGAACTCATACAG GAGAACGCCCATATAAATGTGAACTTTGTCCTTACTCAAGTTCTCAGAAGACTCATCTAACTAGACATATGCGTACTCATTCAG GTGAGAAGCCATTTAAATGTGATCAGTGCAGTTATGTGGCCTCTAATCAACATGAAGTAACCCGCCATGCAAGACAGGTTCATAATGGGCCTAAACCTCTTAACTGTCCACATTGTGACTACAAAACAGCAGATAGAAGTAACTTCAAAAAACACGTAGAGCTACATGTGAATCCACGGCAGTTCAATTGTCCTGTATGCGACTATGCAGCTTCTAAGAAGTGTAATCTGCAGTATCATTTCAAATCTAAGCATCCTACTTGTCCTAATAAAACAATGGATGTCTCAAAAGTGaaactaaagaaaaccaaaaagcgAGAGGCTGACTTGCCTGATAACAACATTAccaatgaaaaaacagaaatagaacagacaaaaataaagggGGATGTGGCtggaaagaagaatgagaagtctgtaaaagtggagaaaaaagataatgtttcaaaagagaaaaagtctTGTAGTAATGCTTCAATCCAAGTGACTACCAGAACTCGCAAATCAGCAATGGAAACTAAAGAAATGGATGTGCACGCAGGAAATAATTCAGAAGCAACCTGTAAAACCaagaaaggcaaaaggaagaTGGAAGCTGAAGCCCATCCCTTACAAGATCCTGTTAACGAGGAGGAACctgtgacaaaaaagaaaaagaaggcagaaagcaaATCCAAAAATAATCAGGAAGTGCCAAAAGGTGACAACAAAGTAGaggagaataaaaagcaaaatacctgcatgaagaaaagtacaaagaagaaaactctgaaaaataagtcAAGTAAAAAAAGCAGCAAGCCTGCTCAGAAGGAGGTTGCTCAGAAAGGGCCTGCTCAGACGGAGCCCTCTCCCAGGGGGCCTGCACAGACAGAGCCTTCTCCCAGGGGGCCTGCACAGACAGAGCCTTCTCCCAGGGGGCCTGCTCAGAGGGAGTCTTCTCCCAGGGGGCCTGTGCAGATGGAGCCTTCTCCCAGGGGGCCTGCTCACCGGGGGCCTGCTCAGATGGAGCCTTCTCCCAGGGGGCCTGCACAGACAGAGCCTTCTCCCAGGGGGCCTGCTCAGACGGAGCCTCCTCCAAGGGTGCCTGGGCAGACGGAGCCACCTCCTGTCCCAGAGCCTGCTCAGACGGATATGGGTCAGAGGGAGCCGCCTCCTGCCACAGAGCCTGCTCCAACAGAGTCCCCTCCTTCTGTGGGGCCTGCTCAGATGGAGGTAGTTCAGATGGAGCCTCCTCCCACAGAGCCTCCTCTTCACATGGAACCAATTCCCAAAAAGTCTCCTcgaaaagataataaaaaggaaaagtccCACACGCAGAGTGAAATGGCACAGAAGGAGCAAGTCCTTATTGAAGTTGGCTTAGTGCCTGTTAAAGATAGCCAGCTTCTAAAGGAAAGTGTGGGTGCGAGAGATCTCTTACCACCATCAACACCACTGCCAAaggaaaacttaacagaagaggAGTCAAAAGACCAAAAATTATTCACCGAAGACGAAGGAAATAAAGAAGCCCCTcttcaaaaagaagtaaaagaggcAGATAAAAGTCTAGCTGGTGTTGCTGCTATTATCAATGAATCTGCTAATATTTCATCCTCTGAACAAAACTTGAATATGCCAGAGGGTGAAACTTTAGATGGTGAGTGTCAGGCTGGCGCAGTGCTTTGTGAAATGGAAATGGACACTGatgagaacaaaacagagaatccCCCTGGCAAAGACTCAGCAGTTGAAGAACAAATGTCACCACTGCTGCTTCCCCTAGCAATAGAAAACCATCAAGCAGTGTCCAAAACTACTGCGACATCACCTCCTGTCACCACGGCAGTAAATGAGTCTCAGGAAATGGATGAAGACGAAGGCATCCATAGTCATGATGGAAGTGATCTAAGTGACAACATGTCAGAGGGTAGTGATGATTCTGGATTGAATGGGGCCCGGCCAGTTCCACAAGAAACCAGCAGGAAAAATGCTAAGGAGGCCTTGGCAGGCAAAGTGGCTGAGGGAGATTTTGTTTGTATCTTCTGTGATCGTTCTTTTCGAAAGGAAAAAGATTATAGCAAGCACCTCAATCGCCATTTGGTTAATGTATACTTCCTTGAAAAAGCAGCTAAAGGGCAGGAGTAA